Genomic segment of Ignavibacteriota bacterium:
GGGACCGGAGATCGAAGCAGAGGTTAGTCGATTCAATTGCACGGCAGTATGATATATCATCACTTTATTTTTATAAAAACGATGATATTGAAATTGAGTGCATAGATGGCAGACAGCGTATTAATGCTATAATGTCATTTGTTGGAAGAAATACTGCTGACACGGACAATAAATTTCCGTTTGCGATAATGAACGAGATGTTCAAGGAGGAGGCGAATAGGTATGCGATTCTCAATGGAATGACGTACAGCGAAATAGAGAATGACGATGCCGAACTAAGCAAGCGATTTGTTGATGCGTTTAATAATTATTCAATTAATGTTGTAATGCTGTCTGACAGTACAAGAGGCGAAGAATTTAATTTACAATTCGCCAGATTAAACCTAGGCGTTATTATTAATAGTGGCGAAAAACTGCATGCAATGGTCGGTGATATGAGAGATGCCTGTTTTGATGAAGATGGGCTCACTAATCATGGCCTAATAAACGCAGTAAATATACCGACTCGTCGCTACGCAAAAGAACAGGTTGTCGCGCAGATATTATGTCAGTTGCTGTGGTATCAGGAGACTG
This window contains:
- a CDS encoding DUF262 domain-containing protein; the protein is MNKHLEVWTISELIIKARSIVYPDFQREPTIWDRRSKQRLVDSIARQYDISSLYFYKNDDIEIECIDGRQRINAIMSFVGRNTADTDNKFPFAIMNEMFKEEANRYAILNGMTYSEIENDDAELSKRFVDAFNNYSINVVMLSDSTRGEEFNLQFARLNLGVIINSGEKLHAMVGDMRDACFDEDGLTNHGLINAVNIPTRRYAKEQVVAQILCQLLWYQETGNYTRTRYKDLAEAFLNNIKFGAQQRDVVNKLKFILKELDRILNTTSIVKNRAITISIVLFAYSMYYQNTVNTNEIGQFLDYFIAELEKYIRNISKDTDRDSLFEEYHKNITQASVEKSAVTRRDEIMKEKYLEWAQHREK